In the genome of Delphinus delphis chromosome 15, mDelDel1.2, whole genome shotgun sequence, one region contains:
- the UPK3B gene encoding LOW QUALITY PROTEIN: uroplakin-3b (The sequence of the model RefSeq protein was modified relative to this genomic sequence to represent the inferred CDS: inserted 1 base in 1 codon; deleted 1 base in 1 codon) — MGLPCRQLRPCLLLLVVLVWPQPCTSLGEWGSGMGAPGQIQGAGAPAGTLGARPLRLGEAAPGAVGPXALTPISTAAELIPYTPRITAWDLEGKVTATTFSLEQPRCVLEGHASAASTVWLVVAFSNASRDFQSPQTLAEIPASPRLPTDGHYMTLPLTLDQLPCEDPVGGRGAAPVLRVGNDAGCLADLQQPPYCNAPLPGPGPYRVKFLLMDSKGSPQAQTRWSDPITLRQGKSPGSIDTWPGRRSGDMIVITSILSSLAGLLLLAFLAASSVRFSSLWWPEEAPEQLRTGSFMGTRYMTHHIPPSEAATLPVGCEPGLEPLPSLSP, encoded by the exons ATGGGGCTCCCCTGCAGGCAGCTGCGCCCTTGTCTGCTGCTCCTCGTGGTGCTGGTGTGGCCCCAGCCCTGCACGAGCCTGGGTGAGTGGGGGTCC GGGATGGGTGCCCCTGGCCAGATCCAAGGGGCTGGGGCACCTGCCGGGACCCTGGGAGCCCGCCCCCTCCGATTGGGAGAGGCAGCCCCAGGGGCAGTGGGCC GGGCCCTCACCCCTATCTCCACGGCCGCAGAGCTCATCCCCTACACGCCACGGATAACAGCCTGGGACCTGGAAGGGAAGGTCACGGCCACCACGTTTTCCCTGGAGCAGCCGCGCTGTGTCCTGGAAGGGCACGCCAGTGCTGCCAGCACCGTCTGGCTGGTGGTGGCCTTCAGCAACG CCTCCAGGGACTTCCAGAGTCCCCAGACACTGGCTGAGATCCCAGCCTCCCCGAGGCTGCCGACGGATGGCCACTACATGACGCTGCCCCTGACCCTGGATCAGCTGCCCTGTGAGGACCCAGTGGGTGGCAGGGGGGCCGCCCCGGTGCTTAGGGTGGGCAATGACGCCGGCTGCCTTGCTGACCTCCAGCAGCCACCGTACTGCAacgcccccctccccggccctggACCTTACAG ggtGAAGTTCCTCCTGATGGACTCCAAGGGCTCACCCCAGGCCCAGACGAGGTGGTCCGACCCCATCACTCTCCGCCAAG ggaagtccccaggctcCATTGACACGTGGCCAGGCCGGCGAAGTGGCGACATGATTGTCATTACCtccattctctcttctctggCCGGTCTCCTGCTCCTGGCCTTCCTGGCAGCCTCCAGCGTGCGCTT CTCCAGCCTGTGGTGGCCGGAGGAGGCCCCAGAGCAGCTGCGAACCGGCTCCTTCATGGGGACGCGTTACATGACCCACCACATCCCACCCAGCGAGGCTGCCACGCTGCCCGTGGGCTGCGAGCCTGGCCTGGaacccctccccagcctcagcccctaG